The nucleotide sequence GTCAGGTCATGATGGTAAATCCAAACCTCGATAACTTTAGTTGTTACCAATGCTTTTATCCTAAGTCTAAAGGCGAACCAAGTTTAAATTGCTCAACAGCAGGGGTAATTGCACCTGTTCTTGGCATCATAGGTAGTATGCAAGCACTGCTAGCAATAAAGCATTTAACCGCTAAACGGACACTCGATAATAAGGTGATGATATTTGACGGTATGACGATGCAATGGCAACGATTTAATATCACAAAAAAGCAAAATTGCGTTTGTTCAAACAATAATTAGCAAGAAACGTGAGTGAATAATTATTCACTTTATATGCAACCTCAGTGATAGACCATTTAAAAAATCACAAAAAAAACGCCCGATTTATCGGGCGTTCTCATTATACAAATTCACTAATTAATTATTTAAATAATCCCATGTTCCTGGCGTCCATGGCTTCTCGCCAACCACCAAGCCACTCTGACTTTGCGTCTAAATTTTGATACGGACAATTTTCTTTATGTTTTCCACTAAGACCAGCTTGATAGCCGTTAGAATGTGCTCTGCCTAAACGATCGCGTTTTTGTCTCTTCATTGAAGACTCCTCTATATTGTTAGATGTGTAAGTCAAAAACTTACCATGTGAGGTGGTCGAAAAATCTTAAGTCGACAATTTATTTAAGATCAATTTTCTCAGGGATGCAAATGATTTTTTGTAACTAAGTTGCACAATTTTTCAATTTTCTTAGGGAAATATTTTTATGCATATATTTTCTTAGGAAAGTGAATGATTGTACGAAAAACACTCAACGTTTGAACCGCTATTTTTATTGTAATAAAAACATCATCTTAAAATTATCCCTTGTTTATATTTAGATTACTGTTTGCGGAATATAGGTATTTAAGTTGATTTATTTTTTAGATTAATATATTCATTATCAATCTAAAAATAAATTCCAATTTTTAGCCTACTTTTTGGGGCTTTGTTGACTGTCGATTTTTATTTTTCA is from Thalassotalea crassostreae and encodes:
- the rmf gene encoding ribosome modulation factor, whose product is MKRQKRDRLGRAHSNGYQAGLSGKHKENCPYQNLDAKSEWLGGWREAMDARNMGLFK